The following are encoded together in the Lathyrus oleraceus cultivar Zhongwan6 chromosome 3, CAAS_Psat_ZW6_1.0, whole genome shotgun sequence genome:
- the LOC127129977 gene encoding putative homeobox-leucine zipper protein ATHB-51: MDWNTESTMPFVPHPDSSLSFFYNNNIRNPYSGMEVSDMNTNGNGYLENKKKRLTSNQIDFLERCFQEDMKLDSERKMNLSRELGLQPRQITVWFQNRRTRLKTKQLEHSYDVLKQENQKLRKEVMELKEKLKEKAHCRTQTYGEETIQNILEGLPCRNIEGETYPCFNKTETTTSSIQQAAEGCAHSSFIVEDFDSVSLFHECHWPKLPYYP; this comes from the exons ATGGATTGGAATACCGAGTCCACAATGCCCTTTGTTCCTCATCCAGACTCTTCTTTAAGCTTCTTCTACAACAATAACATCAGAAACCCTTATTCAG GAATGGAAGTGAGTGACATGAATACTAATGGAAATGGTTACCTTGAGAATAAGAAGAAGAGACTGACAAGTAACCAGATTGATTTTCTGGAGAGGTGCTTTCAAGAAGATATGAAGTTAGATTCTGAAAGGAAAATGAATCTTTCAAGAGAGTTAGGGCTGCAACCTCGTCAAATTACTGTTTGGTTTCAGAACAGGCGTACTAGGTTGAAGACTAAGCAACTTGAACATTCCTATGATGTGCTTAAGCAAGAGAATCAGAAACTTCGAAAAGAG GTTATGGAGTTGAAGGAAAAACTAAAAGAGAAAGCTCATTGTAGGACACAAACATATGGTGAAGAGACAATACAAAACATATTAGAAGGGCTACCATGCAGAAATATAGAAGGAGAGACATATCCATGTTTCAATAAGACAGAAACAACAACAAGTAGCATTCAACAAGCTGCAGAGGGATGTGCCCACAGTTCTTTCATTGTTGAAGATTTTGACTCAGTTTCATTGTTTCATGAATGTCACTGGCCTAAGTTACCTTACTATCCTTAA